A window of Choristoneura fumiferana chromosome 8, NRCan_CFum_1, whole genome shotgun sequence contains these coding sequences:
- the LOC141430505 gene encoding farnesoate epoxidase-like, producing MWILAIIITILYSFIMILVPRRPRFYPPGPRSLPIVGNLISVWFGLMKLKDHYRLWRSWTQIYGDVVGLQLGFINVVVVSGKDFIKEVSSREVFDGRPNGFFYMMRSFGKKIGLVFADGQAWSSTRRVILKYLKSFGYGSRSMETYISEECTALVNHLRGSCQPVGVNEMFDVSVINILWRLVAGKRYDLKDVRAKQLCTLIKRCFKVVDMSGGILNFMPFLRYIIPGPIGYTEMMEIHDILYKFIRETIKEHEANIDVQNPRDVIDAFIIESIENKTDAFSDEELQVVCLDLLEAGMETVSNTAVFMLLHVALNSSVQARLRHEIDEVVGGRAPVLADRARMVYTEAVLLETLRISSVAPVGIPHMARDDARLGDYIVPKGTFLLLAMYDLHNGDHWKDPHVFRPERFLTKEGNLVQHEWLMPFGTGRRRCIGEVLARSELFLFLTYLLQNFHLLLPEEDPKPSTEPVNGVSLSAAPFRLTFKQRR from the exons ATGTGGATTTTAGCCATTATAATAACTATACTTTATTCCTTTATAATGATTTTAGTGCCTAGAAGACCTCGGTTTTATCCTCCAG GTCCGCGTTCTTTGCCAATTGTAGGAAATCTGATTTCCGTTTGGTTCGGTTTGATGAAGCTGAAAGATCACTACCGATTGTGGCGATCGTGGACGCAGATTTATGGAGATGTAGTAGGACTACAACTGGGTTTTATCAACGTCGTTGTGGTGTCAGGAAAGGACTTTATTAAGGAAGTATCTTCTAGAGAAGTATTCGACGGAAGACCAAACGGATTCTTTTACATGATGCGATCTTTCGGCAAAAAGATTG GGCTAGTATTTGCGGATGGTCAGGCCTGGAGCTCCACTCGACGCGTAATTCTCAAGTATTTAAAGAGTTTTGGATACGGTTCTCGTTCTATGGAAACGTACATATCTGAAGAGTGTACAGCGCTTGTAAACCATCTGAGAGGTTCCTGTCAACCCGTCGGTGTGAACGAGatgtttgacgtttcagtcatTAATATACTGTGGCGACTGGTAGCTGGTAAAAG ATATGATCTGAAGGACGTACGGGCAAAACAGTTGTGCACTCTTATCAAGCGGTGCTTCAAAGTCGTGGATATGAGCGGAGGCATTCTGAATTTCATGCCATTTCTGAGATATATAATTCCCGGTCCAATCGGATATACGGAAATGATGGAAATTCATGACATTCTCTACAAGTTCATCCGG GAAACTATAAAAGAACATGAAGCGAATATCGACGTACAGAACCCGAGGGACGTCATCGACGCCTTCATCATTGAATCCATAGAAAACAAGACTGACGCAT TTTCCGACGAAGAGCTCCAAGTGGTCTGCCTGGACTTGCTGGAAGCCGGTATGGAAACCGTGAGCAACACGGCTGTGTTCATGTTGCTGCACGTCGCACTCAACTCCTCTGTCCAGGCCCGGCTTCGTCACGAAATCGACGAAGTGGTTGGTGGAAGGGCTCCTGTGCTAGCTGATAGAGCAAG AATGGTGTACACGGAGGCGGTTTTACTAGAAACTCTGCGTATATCGAGCGTGGCGCCTGTGGGGATCCCACACATGGCGAGGGATGACGCGCGCCTCGGGGACTACATCGTTCCAAAG GGTACATTTCTGCTGCTAGCCATGTACGACCTCCACAATGGTGATCACTGGAAGGATCCTCATGTATTCCGCCCTGAACGCTTCCTCACTAAAGAAGGAAACTTGGTACAGCACGAGTGGCTGATGCCGTTTGGAACGG gaAGGCGACGTTGTATCGGCGAGGTGCTAGCACGGTCTGAACTGTTCCTGTTTTTGACTTACCTGCTCCAGAACTTCCATCTTTTACTACCAGAAGAGGATCCCAAACCTTCGACTGAGCCTGTCAACGGCGTCTCACTTTCTGCTGCACCGTTCAGACTCACATTTAAACAAAGgcgttga